Within the Streptomyces sp. R41 genome, the region TCCCGTCCACTTCGCGGCCGCCCGCCGCACCCCCATCGGCAAGTTGCGCGGAGCCCTGTCCTCCGTGCGGCCCGACGACCTCGCCGCGACCGTCGTCCGCGGCCTGGTCGCCGAGGTGCCCGCGCTCGACCCGGCCCGCATCGACGACGTCTACTGGGGCGCCGCCAACCAGGCGGGCGAGGACAACCGCAATGTGGCCCGGATGGCCGCGCTGCTCGCCGGGCTGCCCGAGTCCGTGCCCGGCGCCACGGTCAACCGGCTCTGCGCCTCCGGCCTCGAAGCGGTCACCACGGCGGCCCGCGCCATCGCCGCCGGCGAGGCCGACATCGTGCTCGCCGGCGGTTCCGAGTCCATGAGCCGCGCCCCCTTCGTCCTGCCCCGCCCCGACGAGGCCCTGCCGCCCCGCATCGAGACCATCGACACCCGGCTCGGCTGGCGTCTGGTCAACCCCGCGATGAAGGAGCTGCACGGGCTCCTGTCGATGGGGGAGACCGCCGAGGAGGTCGCCGAGCGGTACGGCGTCTCGCGCGAGCGCCAGGACGCGTTCGCGCTGCGCAGCCACCAGCGCGCCGCGGACGCCCGCAAGAACGGGCACTTCGACGCCGAACTACTGCCCGTGGAGCGTCCCGACGGTGTCGTCGTCGACAGTGACGAATGCGTACGGGAGGACACCTCGCTCGACAAGCTGTCCCGCCTCAAGCCGGTGTTCCGCGAGGGCGGCACGGTCACCGCGGGCAACGCCTCGCCGATGAACGACGGCGCGGCCGGAGTCCTGCTGGTCAGCGAGGAGGCCCTGAACGAACTGGGGCTGGAGTCCCTCGGACGCTATGTCGCCGGCGCCTCGGCCGGCGTCCACCCCGACGTCATGGGCATCGGCCCCGTCCCCGCCACGCAGAAGGCACTCGGGCGCGTCGGCTGGAGCATCGGTGACATCGAGGAGGCCGAGTTCAACGAGGCGTTCGCGGCGCAGGCCCTCGCCAGCGTGGACCGCCTGGGCATCGACCCGGACCTCGTCAACCCGACCGGCGGCGCCATCGCCCTCGGCCACCCGCTCGGCTGCTCGGGCGCCCGTATCCTCACCACTCTGCTGCACCGCATGCGCCGCACGGGAGCCGCGCGCGGCCTGGCCACGATGTGCGTCGGCGTCGGCCAGGGCAGCGCCGTCCTGATCGAGCGCGGCTGAAGTCCCGTACTCCGCCCAGCGAGAGTCCGCCTGCGAGTTTCCATGAGTTCTGGGGCGCCCGCCAAGTGCCCGTGAATACGTGGCCGGGGCTGTCGCCAGACCGTGGGCAGCCCCCAACCGGTTCAGAGCCGCACCAGCAAGGAAACGGAGCATTCCTCCATGGCAACCCTGTCCCTCGCCGCGAACCTCGCCGAGAACGCCCGCCGCCGTCCGGACCGGACGGCGCTCGTCGAGGGCGAGCTGCGTCTCACCTTCGCCGAGGTGTGGCGGCGCGCCCGGGCCCAGGCCGGCGCCCTCGTCGGCCTGGGCGTGCGGCCGGGGGACCGGGTGGCGCTGATGGCGCCGAACACGGCGGAGTTCCCGCACGCCTACTACGCGATCGCGGCGGCGGGCGGTGTGGTCGTCCCCGTCCATCTGCTGCTGTCGCAGGCCGAGGTCGAACACGTAGTCAACTACCCGTCGCTAAGGCGATGGGCTTGCACACCGGGCATCACTGGCGGTGATGTGTCGTTTGCGTCCAGCCCCACTCGGTGGTGTTCGGGATGGGGCAGGGGCCGTTGACGTGACCCCGCGTCGCCACAACTCCCAGGCGCGGGCCCGGATATTGCGGGAGCCATTCCGGTCCGCGTGATCAACGAATCCGCAGTTCCGGCACGCGAACCAGGCCTGCGAGACCCGGTTCGCCCTGTCGAGGTGCCCGCACTCGGCGCAGGTGCGGGATGTGTACGCCGGATCGACGTACACCACCGGCACTCCCGCCCGGCGGGCCTTGTATCCGATGAACGCTCCCAGCTGGGCAAAGGACCAGCTGGAGTGGGTGGCCCGTTGGGGCTTGCGAAGCCGTACCCGCTCGCGGATGCCTGTCAGGTCTTCAAGGGCGATCCCGCGACCGGTGCGTTCTGCCTCGGCCACCACATGCTTCGCGATCTTGTGGTTGATGTCCCTCGCCCGCCGGGCTTCCTTGCCCCGCCGCTTCTTGGCACGGCGTTTGGCGGACGGGGTGTTCTTCTTCTGCAGCTTGGCCCGCAGGCCGCGCTCGCGGACCCGGATGCGGTTCAGCTCGCGCCCGGCCATGATTTCGCCGTCCGAGGTGGTGGCGATGTTCACGATGCCCAGGTCGACCCCGACGAAATCCACCGGAGTCGGGTTCAACTCCGTCTCGGGGACCTCGCACGTGGCGTTCAGGAACCACATGCCGTCCCGTTCCAGCAGGTCGGACTCACCCTTGCGGTACAGGGCCAGCGTGGCCAGCTGCTCCGGTGAGGCGGTAAACGCCACGCCCCTGAGGCGGCCCGCCACGGTCCAGATCGACACCGTCCGGTCCGGGATCTGCCAGGACAGCATGCGGTCGTCGTATGGCTGCGCGCCCTGCGGGCGGAAGGCGATCGGCTTCTCGGTCGCCCGGCGGTAACGGCGGGAGCCAACCTGCCCCAGATTTCCTGCCGTCAGGTTCGCCTTCAGCACGATGTACGCGTCACAGGTCTTCTTGATCGCGTGCTGGGCGGCCTGCGCGCCCAGGTTCCAGCGGGACTTGACCTCGCCGTAAGTGAGCTTGCGCAGGGCGAAGTTCTTAAACTCCCCGCGCACGAAGGCGATCTCGCTCACCCAGGTGGCGGCCTCGTTGCACGCCCGCAGGGTCGCCTCAAGCACCGACGCCTGCACAGGCGTCGGCAGCAGCTTCACCTGCACCACCAACTTCACTCCCCCAGGCTAGCTACAAGAATTGATCTGTGTCACCGAGATGGGAACCAAACCCCCATATACGCAGGGGACGTAGCGTCGTCTATTCTCTGCACGCACACTTGGTCTTCACCCCGAAGTACCGGCGCGGTCCGTTCACCGACGAGATCCTCACGCACTGCGAGGAGATCATGCGGGACGTGTGCGCGGATTTCGGCGCTGAGCTGCACGAGTTCAACGGCGAGAAGGACTATGTGCACCTGCTGGTCCACTACCCGCCCAAGATCGCTCTGTCCCGGCTGGTCGGCTCGCTCAAAGGCGTCTCCGCGCGCCGCCTGCGCCAGGAATTCCCCGACCACATCCGCCGCTACCTGTGGGGCGACCACCTCTGGTGCCCGTCCTACTTCGCCGCCTCCGCAGGTGGCGCACCCCTCACGGTCATCAAGGAGTACATCGACAACCAGAAACGTCCCGGGTGAGCCATCAGCGGCTCCGCCGCCACGACACGGCGGCGCTCCGCACCGCCCCACCAAGGATGCGATTTCACCCAGGCGTAAACGCCCGGGGCTCCTCGCAAGAATCAAGCTGAAGGACAGCGGCGCGAGCCTGCTGCTCTGCCACCCGGCGCAGGCCGACACCGGCGCCGCCGCCGCACGGGCCCTCGGCGTCCAGGTCGTCACGCTGGGCGCCGAGTTCGAGAAGCTCGCGGCCGACGCCGAACCGCTGCCGTCGTACGTCACCCGCGAGGCGGACGACCCCGCGGTCGTCTTCTACACCAGCGGCACGACCGGTGTCCCCAAGGGCGCCGTACTCAGCCACTTCAACCTGGTGATGAACGCGACGGTCAATGCCTTCGACGCCAACGACATCCGCCCCGACGACATCGCGCTGGGCGCGCTGCCGCTGTTCCACGCCTTCGGGCAGACGGTGTCCATGAACTCGACCTGGCGGGCGGGGGCGATGCTCGTGTTGCTGCCGCGCTTCGACGCGGCGCGCGCCATCGAGTTGATGGTCGAAGAGCGTGTGAACACCTTTCACGGGGTGCCGACGATGTTCGTGGGTCTCGCGGCCGCGGCCAGCACGGCGGAGACTTTGCCCGAACTGCGCGTGTGCGTCTCCGGAGGCGCCTCGCTGCCGGTCGCCGTACTGGAACGCTTCGAGGAGGCGTTCGGGGCGAAGATCTACGAAGGGTACGGACTGTCGGAGACCTCGCCGACCGCGTCCGTGAACCAGCCCCTGTTCGGCATGAAGGCGGGCACCATCGGCCACCCGCTCTGGGGCGTGGACGTGGAGATCGCGCGCGCCGAGGTCGAGGGGCGCGTCGAGCTGCTGCCGCCGGGGGAGCTGGGCGAGGTCGTCATCCGCGGCCACAATGTCTTCTCCGGCTATCTGGGCCGGCCCGAGGCGACCGCGGAGGCCGTGGTCGACGGCTGGTTCCGCACCGGTGACCTGGGCACCAAGGACGACGAGGGCTTTCTCAGGATCGTCGACCGCAAGAAGGACGTCATCATTCGCGGCGGCTACAACGTCTACCCGCGAGAGGTCGAGGAGGTTCTGGTGCGTCACCCCGGCATCGCCCAGGTCGCGGTGATCGGCCTGCCGGACGAGCTGCACGGCGTGGAGGTGTGCGCGGTCGTCGTGCGCGCTCCGGGAACCGCGCAGGACGCGGTGGAGATCACCGACTGGTCCAAGAAACACCTGGGCCGCCACAAGTACCCGCGTCGCGTGGAGTTCACCGACGCGCTTCCGCTTGGCCCGAGCATGAAGGTCCTCAAGCGGGAGCTGCGGGCGCGCTACAGGAGCTGACGCGGCGGGTCTCCTTGCGCGACGGTCCTGCTGAAGGGGTCAACTGGCGAGACGCTCCTTACGTCAGGAGATACGTGGGCTTAGCATCGGTCCCCGCATGAACACGATGACGCTCTGGCACATATCCGTAGGGGAGTTCGCCGCTCTCGCCGCCGCGGCTCTGCTCGTCGGCTTCTCGAAGACCGCTGTGAGCGGGGCCAACACGGTCAGCCTGGCGATCTTCGCCGCCGTGCTGCCCGCCCGCGCCTCGACCGGCGTCCTCCTGCCCATCCTGATCGTCGGGGACGTGCTCGCCGTGCTCACCTATCGGCGGCATGCCCACTGGCCGACGCTGTGGCGGCTGTTCCCCGCGGTCGCCGCGGGCGTCGTCTTCGGCACGCTGTTCCTGGTGTGGGCCGACGACGGGGTCGTACGGACCTCGATCGGCGCGATCCTGCTGCTGATGGCGGCGGTCACCGTGTGGCGCCGCCGGGCCGCCGCGCAGGACGACGAACCCGACTCGGTGGCGACGCGCACGGGCCGGATCAAGGCCCGTTCGTACGGGGTGCTCGGCGGCTTCACGACGATGGTCGCCAACGCGGGCGGCCCGGTGATGTCGATGTATCTCCTGTCGGCGGGCTTCAGGAAGCTGGGCTTCCTCGGCACGTCGGCCTTCTTCTTCCTGATCGTCAATGTGTCGAAGGTGCCGTTCAGCGTGGGACTCGGCCTGATCGACGGCCACTCGCTGCTGTTGGACGCGGCGTTGGCGGCTTTCGTCGTGCCGGGGGCGTTCATCGGCAAATGGGCCGTGAACCGAATCAACCAGCTGCTCTTCGAGCGGCTGGTGATCGCGGCGACGGTGGTGGGCGGGGTGCAGCTGCTGCTGCGCTGACCGCTACTGGGGCGTGGCGGAGTTCAGCAGGGCGGGGAGATCCGCGAAGGAGTCCAGGACGTGGTCGGGTTCGCCGCTCGCCGCCTTATGGCTCTCGGGCAGGTACTTGCCGGTCTTGACGAGGACACCCGTGATTCCCGTGCGTTGCGCCGCGAGCACGTCCGACTCGATGTCGTCGCCGACCATCAGCGCCTCACCGGGACCGACCCCGAGACGCGCCAGCGCCGTCTCGAAGAACGCGGGCGCCGGCTTGCCGGTGATCTCCGCCTCGGTGCGGGCCGCCCGCTCCAGGCCGAGCAGGAACGCTCCGCTGTCGAGCTGCAGCCCCTGATCGGTGCGCCAGTACAGGTTGCGGTGCATGGCGATCAGCCGGGCGCCGTGCTGGAGGTGGCCGAAGGTCCGGTTGAGCGCGGCGTAGCCGAACTCGGGTCCGGCGCCGCCCACGACGACGACATCCGGCACGGTGTCCGTGTCGCGGTCGTCGTCGCTCTCGCCGACCAGCGTGACTCCCGCGAGGTCCTCGGCGATGTCACCGCTGTTCAGCAGGGAGCACCGGGCGCCCGGATGGCGGTCGGCGAGATACGCGGCGGTGACGGCGGGGGCGGTGAGGATGTCCTCGGCGTCCACGGGGAAGCCGGCTTCGCCCAGGGTCCCGGCGATCGACGCGCGCGTACGGGACGTCGTGTTGGTGACCAGGGCGACCCCGAGCCCTGACGCACGGATCTGCCGCAACGCCTCGACCGCGCCGGGCAGCGGCTGCCACGAGACCGTGAGCACACCGTCGATGTCGATCAGGACCGCGCGTACCGACTCCATGCCCGGACGATACCGATCAGCACCCGCGCCGCGCATGCGCGCAGGCTTCCTGCGCCGACGGCTCACCCTGCCGGACCCGATGTGCGCGAGAGGTGTCGGTACCCGGGGCGCTGACCAGGTCACGTGGACATGGCCGGAGACCCACGGGATGCGCGGGCGGTGACCCTGCCGACCTGCTGCTTCCCGGGGTGGGACCCGAACCCCACGCCCCTACCCGGCCCCCGTACGCTCGAGGCCATGGCCCCCCACGTCCTGGTCCTCGGCGGCACCACCGAGGCACGCGAACTCGCCGCCGAGCTGGCGACGCGTCCCGGTGTCCGGGTGACGACTTCCCTGGCGGGGCGCGTGTCGCGGCCGGGGGCGCTTGCGGGGGACGTACGGATCGGGGGATTCGGCGGAGCGGAGGGGCTCGCGGAGTGGCTGCGCGAGCACGGCGTGGACGCCGTGGTGGACGCGACGCACCCGTTCGCCTCCGCCATCACGGCGAACGCCGCGCGGGCCGCGGCGGCGACCGGAGTCCCGGCCGTGGTGCTGCGCCGTCCTGGCTGGCGCCCCGGCCCCGGCGACCGGTGGCACTCGGCAGCATCCCTCGCCGAAGCCGCCGCGCTGCTCCCGGCGTTGGGCCGCCGCGTCTTCCTCACCACGGGCCGCCTGGGCCTCGCGGCCTTCACGGACCTCGCCGAACTCCACTTCCTCGTACGCTCGGTGGACGCGCCGGAGCCCCCGCTGCCCCCCGACGCCGAAGTACTCCTGGCACGCGGCCCGTTCACGCTGGACGGCGAGAAAACCCTGCTGCGCGAGCACCACATCGACGTCCTGGTGACCAAGGACAGCGGCGGAGCCGCAACAGCGGCCAAACTCACGGCCGCCCGTGACCTCGGGCTTCCCGTGGTCGTCGTGCGCCGCCCCGACCTCCCCGACGGCGTGACCGCAGTACCGGACGTGACGACGGCCCTGACCCGGCTGGACCTCAGCCTCCGGTGACGGCCGCCCGGATCCCGGTGGGCAGGCCGTTGGTCAGGTCCTCGACCAGGAGGCGCTCGGCGATGATGTCGAGGACGGCGCGGAGGGCCGCGCGGCCGCTGCCCCGTTCCATGCGATCGGCGCGCCGACTGCCCCAGGCGTTGCTGATGATCCGGCGGGCGCCCCGTGCGTGAGGGTCATCGGCGCGGCGTACCGTCGCGGGTCACCTGCCCGTCGCACGGTCGCCGGGGCGTGCGCTACCCGCGCGGATGCCTGCGCAGCAGATACGTGTCCATGATCCATCCCTTGCGCTCCCGGGCCTCGGCCCGCAGACGCTCGATACGGGGAGCCGCCTCGGCTAGGGGACCGGAGGCGAGGATCTCGTCGGGCGTGCCTATGTAGGCGCCCCAGTAGATGTCGATGTCCTCGCCGGCGTACTGCCGGAACGTCTGGTGGGCGTCGAGCATGACGACCACGTCGTCGACACCCTCGGGGAAGCCTTCCGCGAGGCGGCGGCCCGTGGTGATCTGGACGGGCCGCGCGACCCGGTTCAGCCCCGTGCGGTGACGGGCGACGAGCGCGGAGACGCTGCTGATGCCGGGCACGACGTCGTACGTGAACGCCACCGCGCCCCGGTCCAGGATCTCCTCCAGGATGCCGAGCGTGCTGTCGTACAGCGCGGGGTCGCCCCACACCAGGAACGCGCCGCTCTCGTCCTCGCCCAGCTCCTCGGCGATCAGCCGCTCGTAGATGGCCGCGCGGGCACTGCGCCAGTCCCCGACGGCCGGCGAGTACGCCGCGCCCCCCGCGGACCGGTCGCGGTCCGGGTCGCGGGCCTCGACCAGTCGATACGCCCCCTGCGGTATGTGCGCGTCGAGGATGTCACGGCGCAGCTGGACGAGGTCCGACTTCACCTCGCCCTTGTCCAGGATGAAGAACACGTCGGTGCTCCTCAGCGCCTTGACCGCCTGCAGCGTGAGCTGGTCGGGGTCGCCCGCCCCAATCCCGATGACATGAATCTTTCGCACACCGAGAGTCTGCCGTACGCCACTGACAGTGGACGCACCGCACCCGGGATCGGCACCGGCCCGACGCGGCGGTGCCCGGTCAGTCCCCTCGCCCGCGCAACCGTGGTGCCCACGCCTCCGCGCTGATCGCCTTGCCCTCCCGCTCCACGACCCCCGCCAATTCCCGCGCCCAGGCGCTCAGTTCCGCGAGGTCCATTCCGTACGGCCGCCCCCGGCCGGTCTCCGACGCCCACTCCTCGGCCGCGCCGGCGCCGCGCCGCAGCAGCCGGGCGCCGCCCGTCGTGTTCCCCCGGGCCGCATGCGTGAGGCCCACCGCGAGCTGGGCCAGACCACGCCAGAGCGCGCGCTCGTCCTCGGGCCCGGACTTCCAGGCGTCCTCGAAGACCTCGTGCGCGTGAAACGGCTTCCCCGCCTCCAGCAGCGCCTGCGCCTCGGCGACACTCTCCTCGGGGCCGCGTACGACGCCTTCCGGCTGCCGTTCCACACCGTCCGCGCCGTACGGCAGGGGTCGCCCCAGCCCGTCGCGCGGCCGGGCGTTCCGCGCCCGCCCCGCCGTGTCCCGATCACGCCCGCCGCCCTGCCGAGCCTCAGATGTCCCACTCATACGCCGATTGTCGCGCGCCCCGCGCCCCCTTCGGAGCAGCCCACGACGTGGGGTAAAGTTCTGTTCGCACGATCACGCGGGTCACCGCGGGTGAACGCATCGGGACGTGGCGCAGCTTGGTAGCGCACTTGACTGGGGGTCAAGGGGTCGCAGGTTCAAATCCTGTCGTCCCGACGGTGCGAAGGGTCTTCGCAGGCGGGAGCCTGTGGGGGCCCTTTTTCGCGTGGGTCGTTTCCGATCTTCGACGTCGAGCATGCCGCTCATCGGCACCTTTACTCGGAGGCCGGCGAAGATGCCGTTGCTGGACCTGGAGAAGATGACCGCGGGTCTGTCGAAGACCTGGTCGGGGTTCCGCGCCCCGCTCCAGGTGCGTAGGGCAGGGCCGACCACCGGGTCACTATGAGCCCGGTACCAGGCGGGAACCCGGGCGCCGGGGCGGTTGAACCAGGCGCGCGAGGCGGTGATGAGCATCAGGTCCAGTGCCCGGTCCAGCAGATCTGCTGCCCCGGCTCCTCCCGGATGATCTCCTGGAAGGTCGTCCGGCTGACCGGGCAGGCGCCGGCGCTCGCCCCGATGACAGCCACAGGTGGCAGGGCGGCGAGCAGCCGGCCGGGGTGCCACTGCCCACGGTGTACAGACCACTCAGTAGGAGCGTGCCGTCCGCGCTTCGGTGTCCCAGGTGCCGGCATCCGGAGCCCGGCGCAGACCAGTTCCTCGCCCTGTGCGGTCGTGCAGCGGCCGCCGTGGTGGATCACCGCCCAGGACGCGTAGGTCGGGGTGAAACACAGCTCGACCTTGTTCTTCGCCGCCCAGCGGCGGATGCGCAGTTCAAATCGGCGGAGTGGTTGTCGAGGATGACGTGGATCATCGCTCCGTCGGGGCGGGCCGCGCGGATCGACCGCAGGGCCGCCCAGGTGTGGTCGATGCCCTTGCGTCGGCGAACCACATCCCACAGCCGGTCGTCGCCGAGCCGAGTGGCAGCCGTGGAAGTAGGTGATGCCATGAGTGCGGTGGAACGTAGCCGGCAGCCGGTCGGGATGCTTCTGCCTCGCCCAGCGGGAGCCGGTGGTGGGGCGGATGCCCAGCGGGCCGAACTCGGCGAAGGCGAAGGCAGGGTGCGGCTAACGTGTCCAGCACCTGAGGAACTGCGCGCATCGGAGAAGGTGTTGACGGAACGGTCGAACGGATATCGCCCCACACTCGAGGACGTGGCACGCCGGTCAGGGGTGTCGAAGTCCACGGTGTCGCGTGTGATCAACGGCGAGCCGAGGGTGCGAGCGGCGGTCGCCGACCGCATCCGACAGGCTGTGGACGAACTCGGCTACGTACCGAACCAAGCCGCCCGAAGCCTGGTCACCCGCCGCAACAACGCCGTCGCCGTGGTGGTCACCGAACCGCAGAACCGGCTCTTCGTGGACCCTTATTTCGACTGCCATCTGCGTGGCATCCGGCAGGAGCTTGTCCAACAAGGAGCGCAGCCGGTGCTGCTGTTCATCGAGGAGCCGGACGACTATCCGCGCGTCGGTAACTTCCTGGGCGGCGGCCACGTCGATGGCGCGCTGTTGTTCTCCCTGCGCACCGACGACCCGTTGCCTGCCATGGTCGAGCACATGGGCCTGCCCGCCATCTTCGGCGGTCGCCCGGTCGTCGGCTCCGGCCACCGCAGTAACGGCTACACGTACGTCGACGCCGACAACCGCGGCGGAGCCAGGGAAGCCGTTCGGCATCTCGAATCACTGGGACGTCTACGCATCGGGACCATCACCGGGCCGCTCAACCAGGCTTCCGCGATCGACCGCCTCGACGGCTACCGAGACGTGCTCCTGGACACCCCACCCCATCTGATCGCCGAGGGCGACTTCACGCTGCAGGGCGGCGCCGCCGCCATGGCCGAGCTCCTCGAGGGGTGTCCCGATCTGGACGCGGTTTTCGTCGCCTCGGACCTGATGGCATCCGGTGCCTTGCGCGTACTGCGGGAACGCGGGCGCAGCGTACCCGAGGATGTGGCGGTTGTCGGCTTCGACGACTTGGCGCCCATCGCTGAGGCGACGGAGCCACCGTTGACCACTGTGCACCAGGACATCGAGGACATGGGACGCCTGATGGCCCGGCTGCTGTTCAAGCGCACAGCGGACGAGCTCGCGCCGCGAGACGGCAGACATCCGCTGTCCTCTGTGGTCACCCCGACACGTTTGGTCGTGCGGAAGTCCGCTTGAGACATCGAGGGAACTTCGGTGCAGCGGCCATCGGCGAGGCGGGCCCTGTTGCCTGGCCGACAAGGGCCTCGGTGATCTGGCGGGTGGCCTGCGCGGCAACACGGGATCGACGGCGGCGTAGACGGTGTAGGCACTCAGAGTCGTGGCCAGGGCCCAGCCGCGGCCCCGCACCCAGGTGACGTCGTCCACGCCGAGCGCGGCACGGAAGGCACCCCGGCTCCCAGCCGACATCAAGGTGAAGGCGATCGTCAGGTCGCAGGCCGGGTCGCCGACGCCGAGCCCGCCGAAATCGATGACCGCGCTGAGGCGGCCGTCGACAGTCAGCAGGTTGCCGGTGTGGAAGTCGCCGTGGAACCAGACCGGCGGGCGATCCCACCCGGGGGCACTCAACGCCGCGTCCCACAGCTCGGTCATCGCCGAGACGTCGAACACGCCGCCGACCTTCTCGATGGCGGCCCGCGTGGCACGGTCCCGGTCGGCCAGCGACCCGGCGGCGAGGTCGTCGCGGGCACCCTCATCCGAGATGTCCTCGGGCGAGAACCGCTGAAGGGCGATCAGGAACTCTGCCAGTTCGACGGCCGCCCCGGACGAGTCGGCCAGTGCCTCAACGGTCGCCACCTCGCCGTCCAGCCAGCGGGACACCGCCCACGGCCACGGATAGCCGAAGTCGGGTTCTCCCACCCCCACCGGTAGCGGGATGGCCAGGGGAAGGCGCGGGGCGAGCAGCTACGCCTCGTGCCCCCTGGACGGGGTGGACTGGAGCCCGTTCGACATCGTCGGCCTGGACGCCTTCCGGGGCCTGCGCAACGCCGCCACCTACCGCGACGACCTGCGCAAGGAGTTCACCCACGGCAAGCCGGTCGCCATCATGGAAGTCGGCTGCTGCACCTTCCACGGGGCAGGCGACTACGGCGGCTCGGGCTGGTACGTCGCTATGGAGCCCGAAGGTGTCACCCCCAAACCGGACCTGGTGCGCGACGAGAGCGAGCAGGTCCGCTGTCTCGACGACCTCATGTCCATCTTCGAAGACGAAGGCGTCGACTCCGTCTTCTGGTTCAGCTTCGCCGGCTACGGCACCCCTCACCGTCTGTCCGGACCGGACCCCGACCTCGCCTCCTACGGCATCGTCAAGATCCTCGACGAGCACAGCGGCTACCCAGCCGACGCGCGCACCTACCCCGAGAGGCCCTGGGAACCCAAGGAGGCGTTCCACGCGCTCGCCAACCGCTACCAGGCCCTCAAGCAGCAAGGAACGCCCGACCAGCAACGCCGATAACCGATAGCACCTGTAGGGCCACTGAACTTCGCCAGGGGACGCTCCTGCTGCATTGGCTGATCACCAACAGCATCCCTTCTTGAGTCCTGGAGGGTCACCGAAACCGCGATCCTGAACGGCCGTGGGTGATGTGCTCCTCTAAGACCTGTGGTTTCACCAGGTAGCCAGGGCCTGCTGATGAGGATGGTAGGTCCGCTGCAGGCACTGCTCGCCACCGGCGAACCGGTCACGGTCGAGCGGCTCGCCGCCCGGACCGGTCGCCGAGATCCGCGACGCGCTGGCCGCCATGCAACACGGAGTACGACGCCGAGGGCCGCGTCATCGGCTACGGCCTCACCTTCGATCCGACGCCGATCTCGCTCGTGCCTTCACCGTAGGCGTCCGCGCGGTGGGCCTGCCCGCAGTCTTGAGCCGGGTGGTCGAAATCGGCTGGCGGGACTCCGGCGCTCGGTCCGGCGCAGAGGCTATCCGGGGTTGTCTGCCGGCTCCAGCCGGGCTACGTCGAACTCCACACGGACGTCATCGGCCAGCCGCAGTGCGCCGAGGAACGCGGTGTAGGGCTTGATTCCCCAGGTGGATTGCCTGACGATCGCCGAACCGCGCAGAAGCCCGTCGCCGTTGCCCTTCCCCCGCACCGTCACAGGGTGGGTTCGGCCCTTGATGGTGAGGTCCCCGGTGATCTCGAAGGACTGCAGTGTTCCTGCGACCAGGGTGGAGCGGAAGGCGATCGTGGGGTGCTGTGCGATATGCAGCAGGGCCTCGCCTGCCAGGGTCCGTTTGATCTCGGCCCGGTCGGTGTCGCTGAGGGGCTTCAGCCCGCCTGTTCCCTCTCGAACCTGAAGCGAGTCCGTCTCGACCGTCACGCTCACCGACGATCTGCCAGGGTCGCCGACGGCTACCACCGCCTCGCCGGACCATCGGGTGGCCTCGATCGTGAGGTCGTGTCCAGCCCTGCGGCCCAGCCCTGCACGCCCGGTCTTGATCAAGAGGCGGCCGGTCGACGGTCCCAGCCGATACGTTCCGTCTGTCAGCGTCACAGCGCCGAGGGTAGGGCGCGGACGCGGCCGGGCGGTTGAGGCAGCCCGCTTGGCGTGTCCCCCGCGCCGCGATGATGCCTTGGGGGAGCGCGCAGCCTGGGTCGCTGTGACGGTGACTTCTGCTCGGCGTACCGCGGGACCCGCTGGTGAGGCACGGCGCGGCGGGGCCAGCACCTGTGCCTGCCGGTCAGCGCTCTCCGAGGCGAGAGCCCCGGGTGGCCGCACGCCGGCGAGTGACGAAACGCATCGTCGGTATGACGACCGCGTGCCCAGGTCACCGTGGCTTCTCGGCTCCGCGTCCTGAAGCCGTCGGTCTGCCCGACGCCTGTAACAGACGGCTCGGCGCAAGCGGGACGCCGTCTCAGGTGCGCGGCACCTCGGAGAGGTGGTGCCTTGCCAGTAAGGCGGCCGCCGCTTCGCTCCCGCGCCGTTCCGCGCTGACCTCGGCGGCAGCCTGCGCGGCGTTGCGCTGCGCTCT harbors:
- a CDS encoding HAD-IIA family hydrolase, giving the protein MTWSAPRVPTPLAHIGSGRVSRRRRKPARMRGAGADRYRPGMESVRAVLIDIDGVLTVSWQPLPGAVEALRQIRASGLGVALVTNTTSRTRASIAGTLGEAGFPVDAEDILTAPAVTAAYLADRHPGARCSLLNSGDIAEDLAGVTLVGESDDDRDTDTVPDVVVVGGAGPEFGYAALNRTFGHLQHGARLIAMHRNLYWRTDQGLQLDSGAFLLGLERAARTEAEITGKPAPAFFETALARLGVGPGEALMVGDDIESDVLAAQRTGITGVLVKTGKYLPESHKAASGEPDHVLDSFADLPALLNSATPQ
- a CDS encoding cobalt-precorrin-6A reductase — its product is MAPHVLVLGGTTEARELAAELATRPGVRVTTSLAGRVSRPGALAGDVRIGGFGGAEGLAEWLREHGVDAVVDATHPFASAITANAARAAAATGVPAVVLRRPGWRPGPGDRWHSAASLAEAAALLPALGRRVFLTTGRLGLAAFTDLAELHFLVRSVDAPEPPLPPDAEVLLARGPFTLDGEKTLLREHHIDVLVTKDSGGAATAAKLTAARDLGLPVVVVRRPDLPDGVTAVPDVTTALTRLDLSLR
- the cobF gene encoding precorrin-6A synthase (deacetylating), giving the protein MRKIHVIGIGAGDPDQLTLQAVKALRSTDVFFILDKGEVKSDLVQLRRDILDAHIPQGAYRLVEARDPDRDRSAGGAAYSPAVGDWRSARAAIYERLIAEELGEDESGAFLVWGDPALYDSTLGILEEILDRGAVAFTYDVVPGISSVSALVARHRTGLNRVARPVQITTGRRLAEGFPEGVDDVVVMLDAHQTFRQYAGEDIDIYWGAYIGTPDEILASGPLAEAAPRIERLRAEARERKGWIMDTYLLRRHPRG
- a CDS encoding DUF309 domain-containing protein; the encoded protein is MSGTSEARQGGGRDRDTAGRARNARPRDGLGRPLPYGADGVERQPEGVVRGPEESVAEAQALLEAGKPFHAHEVFEDAWKSGPEDERALWRGLAQLAVGLTHAARGNTTGGARLLRRGAGAAEEWASETGRGRPYGMDLAELSAWARELAGVVEREGKAISAEAWAPRLRGRGD
- a CDS encoding LacI family DNA-binding transcriptional regulator, with the protein product MTERSNGYRPTLEDVARRSGVSKSTVSRVINGEPRVRAAVADRIRQAVDELGYVPNQAARSLVTRRNNAVAVVVTEPQNRLFVDPYFDCHLRGIRQELVQQGAQPVLLFIEEPDDYPRVGNFLGGGHVDGALLFSLRTDDPLPAMVEHMGLPAIFGGRPVVGSGHRSNGYTYVDADNRGGAREAVRHLESLGRLRIGTITGPLNQASAIDRLDGYRDVLLDTPPHLIAEGDFTLQGGAAAMAELLEGCPDLDAVFVASDLMASGALRVLRERGRSVPEDVAVVGFDDLAPIAEATEPPLTTVHQDIEDMGRLMARLLFKRTADELAPRDGRHPLSSVVTPTRLVVRKSA
- a CDS encoding YceI family protein; this encodes MTLTDGTYRLGPSTGRLLIKTGRAGLGRRAGHDLTIEATRWSGEAVVAVGDPGRSSVSVTVETDSLQVREGTGGLKPLSDTDRAEIKRTLAGEALLHIAQHPTIAFRSTLVAGTLQSFEITGDLTIKGRTHPVTVRGKGNGDGLLRGSAIVRQSTWGIKPYTAFLGALRLADDVRVEFDVARLEPADNPG